The Hyphomicrobium sp. 99 genome contains the following window.
GGCATCGGCTCCCACGATCGTAGCAAGCTCCTGCGAAAGAGCCCTGACGATTGCAATGTCAGGCCCGCTCAGCCGGTATTGAATCGGACGGCCGACGGGCGGCCCGATGTCGAGCAACTTGACGAACGCGTCCGTGCCGACGAACTCCCGCTTCAGATAGGCCTCGAGCTTGGCCTTGAGGCGGTCGCGAGCCTCCAGGTTCTTCGTGACGATGATCGTTTGCCCGAAGGAGGGATGCGCCGGCTGCACGTCGAACGACAGGACGAAGCGCATCGCACCCTGTCCGACGTAGGACGACCAGTGGTCCACATCGGCATCACCTGCGAGCGCCTCCTTCTCAAAACGCGCCATCTGAGCTGCGGTCTCATTGATGGAGCTGTTTTGCGGCAGGTTCCAGTCGACGATCAGCTCATTGCGGTCGGAGGATGGGAAGAACTGCTGCTGCACGAATGTCATGCCAACGACGGAAAGGGCGAACATGGCCAATGTTACAGCAATGGTGAGCCAGCGCTGCCGCATGCAGAACCGGAGCAGCGATGAAAAAAGCGAGAATGGTAAGCTCGGCTTGTCGTGATGCTTTTTCATGGCCTCGGGCAACAGCCACACGCCGAGCAGAGGCGTGAACAGCACCGCTACGATCCACGACACCAGCAGCGACACCGCCAAGACGACGAATAGCGTGAATGTGAATTCGCCAGCCGCGCTGCCGTTGAGTCCGATCGGGATGAAGCCTGCGACCGTGACAAGCGTGCCCGTGAGCATAGGAAACGCCGTCGATGTGTAGACGTAGCTCGCAGCCTTCTTGAGGGGATCGCCCAATTCGAGACGCGACACCATCATCTCGACGGCAATCATGGCGTCGTCGACGAGCAGCCCGAGTGCGATGATGAGCGCGCCAAGTGAGATGCGCTGCAGGGTAATGCCAAGGTACTCCATCGCCACGAAGGTGATCGCGAGAACGAGCGGGATCGAGAGAGCGACAACGAGACCTGCGCGCATGCCGAGGGAGAGAAAGCTGACGATGAGAACGATCACCACCGCTTCGAACAGAGCTTTAGTAAACCCCTTTACGGATTCATCGACGATTAGCGGCTGGTCCGACACGAGATGGACACCGACACCGACTGGAAGCTCGCCAGCAATCTTGGCCATCTCCTTGTGCAGAGCCTCACCGAACTGCAGCAGGTTGGCTTTGGGCTTCATGCCGATGGCAAGGCCGATCGCCGGTTGGCCGTTGTAGCGAAACAAGGCTGTGGGCGGATCAGCGTAGCCGCGCTTGATGGTCGCGACGTCGCTCAACCGGAAGAAGCGGTCGTTGATCCTCAAGTTGATGGCATCAAGGCTCTGCTCCGAGGCGAACTGTCCACTGACGCGAACACTGATGCGCTCGGCTCCCGTCTCGATCACGCCTGAAGGCGTAATCGCATTCTGGGCTTGCAGGGCCGACAGAACCTCCTGGCGGCTAATGCCATAGGCCGCGGTCTTGCGCGGCGAGAATTCGAGATAGACCACCTCATCCTGCGCGCCGACGATGTCGACCTTGCCGACATTGGACACCATTAGAACTTTGGCGCGAACCTGCTCCACGTAGTCCCGTAATTGCCGCTGGCTAATGCCGTCAGCAGTGAACGCGAAGATGTTGCCGTACACGTCTCCGAAACGGTCGTTGAAAAAGGGACCCACGACGCCTTGTGGAAACTCGCCCTTGATGTCGGAGATCAGGTTGCGGACTTGCACCCACGTCGGCGTGACGTCGGCGGCCTTGGTGGTATCCCGCAGATTGAGAAAGATAGTGGTCTGACCCGGAGTCGTGATCGACCGGGTGTAGTCGAGAGACTCGAGCTCCTCGAGCTTCTTCTCGATGCGGTCCGTGACCTGCTGCGTCGTTTCCTCGACGGAGGCTCCCGGCCACTGCGCCTGGATGATCATCGTCTTGATGGTGAAGGCGGGATCTTCCTCCCGCCCCAGGTTCAGGTAGGAGAACAGCCCCGCCAATGAGAACACGATCATGAAATAGGTGACGAACGAGCGGTGCGCGAGCGCCCACTCGGATAAATTGAACGACTTCATGAGCCTGACGCTCCGTTCTCGATTTTGACCTTCTGACCAGGCGACAGACTGTTGACGCCGGCGCTCACGACGCGAGTCCCGGGTCCAAGGCCTGCGGACAGAGTGATCGAGTGCTCGTCTCTCGAAGCGATGCTCACTTGCCGCTCCGAGATGATGCTGGTCACCTCGTCGATGACGAAGACCATGGATTTCCCGTCCCGCTCGAGAAGTGCCGAGAGTGGCAATTGCACGGCACTCGGTGCGTTCTTCCCGCTCCTGATCGCCGCGGTCACCATCGTACCGAGCCGGAACGTATCCGGGGGATTGTCGAGCTTAATGCGCACGCGCCGGGAGCGGGTCACGCTGTCGGCTTCCGGAGCAATCTCGCGAACGCTTCCAGTGATGCGGATGCGCTCATCGAGTTGAAGCGCTACGTCGAACTCTGTTCCAGGCTTCACCTCGCCGTTGAGGCTTTCCGGGATATCGATCACAGCCTCGCGGACATCGGGCTTCGCCACGGTCACGACGGTCTGGCCGGCGGAGACAGTCTGACCGACCTCGGCACTGACGGCCGTTACTACTCCGTCGAAATCGCTCTCAAGCTGTGCGTAGCCAAGCTGCTCCTGCGCCTTCGTCAGGCTGGATTGCGCTCGCACCACTTCGGCTTGGGCCGCGATGCGCGTTTGCTCGGCTGCTTCGAACGTGGCCGGCGGCGACACAGCGCGGTCGCGCAGCGTCTTCTGGCGGTCCTCGGTCGCCGATGCGTTCGTGAGCTGGGCTTGTGCATTGGAGAGTGCAGCGCGCTGGCTGCGAACGGCAAGCTCAAGCGCTGTCGGATCGAGCGAGGCAACGCGTTGGCCTTTGCGCACCAGATCGCCCACATCGACGTCGCGCGTGATGATGCGTCCGATGACTCGAAAGCTCAAATCGGTCCGGTAGCGAGGCTCGATAGTCCCGGCGAGGGCGAGCAATGATCGGGGCTCGACGGAGACGACTGTCGAGAGTACCGGGCGAGGCGGCGGAGCCGGCTCATTCTGGTTCTCGCTACATCCCGTCAGCAGAAGGAGTGTCAGCGCGAGCGGCGAGACGAGGCGGGTCGTTGAAGGCAGGAATGCCGGACGTCGCGATTGAAGGGGATGTGTCATCAACCAGCCTCTGGCGCCAGAGCAATGATTTGATTGGGACGAAGAATTTTGGCGCCTGCAGTGACGACGCGCTCTCCGGGCTCCAGTCCACTCTCGATCA
Protein-coding sequences here:
- a CDS encoding efflux RND transporter permease subunit, with the protein product MKSFNLSEWALAHRSFVTYFMIVFSLAGLFSYLNLGREEDPAFTIKTMIIQAQWPGASVEETTQQVTDRIEKKLEELESLDYTRSITTPGQTTIFLNLRDTTKAADVTPTWVQVRNLISDIKGEFPQGVVGPFFNDRFGDVYGNIFAFTADGISQRQLRDYVEQVRAKVLMVSNVGKVDIVGAQDEVVYLEFSPRKTAAYGISRQEVLSALQAQNAITPSGVIETGAERISVRVSGQFASEQSLDAINLRINDRFFRLSDVATIKRGYADPPTALFRYNGQPAIGLAIGMKPKANLLQFGEALHKEMAKIAGELPVGVGVHLVSDQPLIVDESVKGFTKALFEAVVIVLIVSFLSLGMRAGLVVALSIPLVLAITFVAMEYLGITLQRISLGALIIALGLLVDDAMIAVEMMVSRLELGDPLKKAASYVYTSTAFPMLTGTLVTVAGFIPIGLNGSAAGEFTFTLFVVLAVSLLVSWIVAVLFTPLLGVWLLPEAMKKHHDKPSLPFSLFSSLLRFCMRQRWLTIAVTLAMFALSVVGMTFVQQQFFPSSDRNELIVDWNLPQNSSINETAAQMARFEKEALAGDADVDHWSSYVGQGAMRFVLSFDVQPAHPSFGQTIIVTKNLEARDRLKAKLEAYLKREFVGTDAFVKLLDIGPPVGRPIQYRLSGPDIAIVRALSQELATIVGADARVGDVTYDWNEPARVIKVDVQQDKARLLGITSEDIATTLNGVVGGASITQIRDSIYLVDVVGRAQGSERGSIETFQNLQLSSSNGQPVPLAAVATFRYELEQPVVWRRVRLPTITLKAGILDATQPATIVSALAPGIEKFKDKLPAGYAVVTGGAVEESAKGQGPITAVVPMMLFVMATILMVQLQSFQRLFLVVAVAPLGLIGVVGALLPSGAPLGFVAILGVLALIGILIRNSVILIVQIEDLLKEGRAPWDAVVEATEHRTRPIMLTAAAASLALIPISSEVFWGPMAFAMMGGIIVGTVLTLLFLPALYVALFRIKEPKGASGVEVSNPTEARPLDVPT
- a CDS encoding efflux RND transporter periplasmic adaptor subunit; its protein translation is MTHPLQSRRPAFLPSTTRLVSPLALTLLLLTGCSENQNEPAPPPRPVLSTVVSVEPRSLLALAGTIEPRYRTDLSFRVIGRIITRDVDVGDLVRKGQRVASLDPTALELAVRSQRAALSNAQAQLTNASATEDRQKTLRDRAVSPPATFEAAEQTRIAAQAEVVRAQSSLTKAQEQLGYAQLESDFDGVVTAVSAEVGQTVSAGQTVVTVAKPDVREAVIDIPESLNGEVKPGTEFDVALQLDERIRITGSVREIAPEADSVTRSRRVRIKLDNPPDTFRLGTMVTAAIRSGKNAPSAVQLPLSALLERDGKSMVFVIDEVTSIISERQVSIASRDEHSITLSAGLGPGTRVVSAGVNSLSPGQKVKIENGASGS